In the Candidatus Bathyarchaeia archaeon genome, one interval contains:
- a CDS encoding winged helix-turn-helix domain-containing protein, producing MRQAVATIELNNSKRRDRHDIVAEILKTAREGRIKTHIMYKAKLSYSQMNSYLQLLVDKGFLENNTVIRKKQIITLYKTTPKGVHFIENIDTVNQLLG from the coding sequence ATGAGGCAGGCAGTGGCTACTATCGAGCTAAATAACAGCAAACGAAGAGATCGTCACGACATTGTTGCAGAAATATTGAAAACCGCTAGAGAGGGCAGAATCAAGACACACATCATGTACAAGGCCAAACTGAGCTATTCGCAAATGAACTCATACCTTCAGTTGCTGGTTGACAAAGGCTTCTTAGAAAACAATACTGTCATAAGAAAAAAGCAGATAATAACGCTCTACAAGACAACGCCCAAAGGAGTCCACTTCATAGAGAACATTGACACAGTCAATCAACTGCTTGGTTGA
- a CDS encoding NosD domain-containing protein, with product MKTKFRLYVILTVLLVGMFAATSKILLPQANATYVEGYIQQDTVWTLTDSPFIVINDVVVKSGYTLTIEPSVEVRFGGNFSLTVEGILNAIGTSEGMIKFVSNKDQPQLGDWGAIRFINQLQASTISYSVVKDATNGIVVENGNVQVRDCEIASNYQSGIYLTGNNIGTIEDNSIQLNRDGIILSGSTSGMTIRDNRISANIDNGIDFQNAEGTSISSVTIFNNTLSSNSRGINIFGSVSASVTRNSISFNDVGVYFENATSTVSPQFNDIYNNIYGVNVTASQPINMEYNYWGDSTGAYHASLNPYGKGNPVQSNGEDLDFIEFLSAPNGYINTQPTARLLTDKILVQPNQPVTFIGTNSSDDRRVDKYFFDFGDAQNTSWTTLSIFDHKYPSTGTYQANVKAMDDFGAISTNTAIVTITVSALTPLEVTVDLSHSQIVSEGQAAITARAMIGASPVSGVNIALMSILGGTITPQNGLTNSTGYFTASYQAPSVNEQTNVRLMARAYRTGNADGSSHKYLEVVPPLSVDLTVDLDLIKSEASINGTIHVTYNSEAVEGATVALASDRGGSFTPQSGSTDSEGWFKFGYKAPQTLTQQNVTLTATVTKIGYWAGSDQVKLSVSPRTLSVEVTANPTTVDSRDNASMTVHVASDGMPVANATVTVLSDVTGEFSSTTGLTDANGDFLTAFTTPETATLIDITISASATKSGYVDGQGQTSLAVNPSQEQGAGGLFGLSLTTLLLIIIPVIVVVIVVVLIKFKVIVFSRGEEPQ from the coding sequence ATGAAAACGAAGTTTAGACTTTACGTCATTTTGACGGTTTTGTTAGTTGGAATGTTCGCGGCAACAAGCAAGATTCTGCTTCCACAGGCGAATGCGACCTATGTGGAGGGATACATTCAACAGGACACTGTCTGGACGTTGACTGATAGCCCGTTCATAGTCATCAATGACGTGGTTGTAAAATCTGGATACACGCTGACTATAGAGCCGAGCGTTGAAGTAAGATTTGGAGGCAACTTCTCGTTAACCGTTGAAGGCATACTCAATGCGATTGGCACGTCAGAAGGAATGATCAAGTTTGTTTCAAATAAAGATCAGCCTCAGCTAGGCGATTGGGGCGCAATTCGGTTCATCAATCAACTTCAAGCTTCAACGATCTCTTACAGCGTGGTTAAAGACGCGACAAACGGAATAGTTGTTGAAAATGGGAATGTCCAAGTACGCGATTGTGAGATAGCAAGTAATTATCAAAGCGGCATTTACCTCACAGGCAATAACATTGGCACAATTGAAGACAACTCAATTCAACTCAACAGGGACGGAATCATTCTAAGCGGCAGCACATCAGGGATGACAATTCGGGATAATCGCATTTCAGCAAATATAGACAACGGAATAGACTTCCAGAATGCCGAGGGTACCTCCATAAGTAGCGTAACCATTTTCAACAATACTCTGTCCTCGAACTCACGGGGAATCAACATTTTCGGCAGCGTTAGTGCAAGTGTAACGCGCAATTCCATTTCATTCAACGATGTTGGAGTCTACTTCGAAAACGCAACAAGCACTGTATCGCCACAGTTCAACGACATATACAACAACATTTACGGCGTGAATGTTACGGCAAGCCAGCCAATAAACATGGAATACAATTACTGGGGTGACTCAACCGGCGCATACCATGCATCATTGAACCCGTATGGTAAAGGCAATCCAGTGCAAAGCAACGGAGAAGACTTGGACTTCATAGAATTCCTAAGCGCACCCAACGGCTACATCAATACTCAACCCACAGCTAGACTGCTAACCGACAAAATCCTAGTTCAACCGAACCAACCAGTCACGTTCATAGGCACTAATTCAAGCGATGACCGACGCGTTGACAAATACTTCTTTGACTTCGGCGACGCTCAGAACACAAGCTGGACAACGCTCTCGATTTTTGATCACAAATATCCATCAACGGGAACATATCAAGCAAACGTCAAAGCTATGGATGACTTCGGCGCCATCAGTACGAACACCGCTATCGTGACAATAACGGTGAGCGCGCTCACGCCACTTGAGGTTACAGTAGACCTAAGTCACTCTCAGATAGTGTCTGAAGGACAAGCTGCAATAACTGCCCGAGCAATGATTGGCGCTTCGCCAGTTTCAGGCGTGAACATAGCGCTGATGTCCATCTTGGGCGGAACAATCACACCACAGAATGGTCTGACGAACTCCACGGGTTATTTCACCGCTTCCTATCAAGCGCCAAGCGTAAATGAGCAGACAAACGTAAGATTGATGGCACGCGCCTACAGAACTGGCAACGCAGACGGCTCATCCCACAAATACTTGGAAGTTGTGCCTCCTCTGTCCGTCGATCTTACAGTCGACCTTGATCTAATTAAATCAGAAGCAAGCATTAACGGAACAATTCACGTTACGTACAATTCAGAAGCAGTTGAAGGTGCAACCGTCGCACTGGCATCAGACAGGGGCGGAAGCTTCACGCCACAGAGTGGAAGCACAGACTCCGAAGGTTGGTTCAAGTTTGGGTACAAGGCTCCTCAGACTTTGACTCAGCAAAACGTTACATTGACAGCGACCGTGACAAAGATCGGTTACTGGGCGGGTTCAGATCAAGTCAAACTGTCCGTCTCTCCAAGAACGTTAAGTGTTGAGGTTACTGCCAACCCAACAACTGTCGATTCAAGAGATAATGCAAGCATGACAGTTCATGTGGCCTCGGATGGAATGCCAGTTGCAAATGCTACCGTCACCGTGTTGTCAGATGTAACAGGTGAGTTCTCTTCAACCACAGGGCTAACTGATGCGAATGGCGACTTTCTGACGGCCTTCACGACGCCTGAGACAGCAACGTTGATTGACATTACCATCAGCGCATCGGCAACTAAGAGCGGTTATGTCGACGGGCAAGGTCAAACTTCACTCGCCGTGAATCCTTCGCAGGAACAAGGAGCCGGCGGGCTGTTCGGGCTGTCTTTGACAACGCTGCTCCTTATCATAATCCCAGTGATAGTCGTGGTTATCGTGGTGGTTCTGATAAAATTCAAAGTGATCGTCTTCAGCCGCGGCGAAGAACCTCAATAA
- a CDS encoding DUF998 domain-containing protein, which produces MELFERKFAGALVFVGGAQFLVAMIIAEALYPGYSVSLNYISDLGVGPSAIIFNLSVSVFGLTIVAASFYIRRIFKNLLLSSLVALAGVGAIGVGLFPENVPPLHGIFSFVAFFFGAVSAIAAYMIQKSPIRYFSVLMGVMSLLALILFATRNDLGLGIGGMERMIAYPIILWAIGFGGYLMNHFN; this is translated from the coding sequence ATGGAACTCTTTGAGCGAAAGTTTGCTGGCGCGCTTGTGTTTGTTGGTGGGGCGCAGTTTCTTGTCGCAATGATTATTGCAGAAGCATTGTATCCAGGCTACAGCGTCTCATTGAACTACATTAGTGATTTGGGTGTGGGACCAAGCGCAATCATATTCAACTTATCTGTCTCTGTCTTTGGCTTAACAATCGTCGCAGCTTCATTTTACATCCGGCGTATATTCAAGAATCTGTTGTTAAGTTCACTAGTGGCGCTAGCTGGCGTAGGCGCTATAGGCGTCGGACTGTTTCCTGAAAATGTTCCTCCGCTGCATGGCATTTTCTCTTTTGTAGCCTTTTTCTTCGGAGCGGTTTCAGCAATCGCAGCGTACATGATTCAGAAATCGCCCATTCGTTATTTTTCGGTTCTGATGGGCGTCATGTCGCTTCTAGCTTTGATTCTCTTTGCGACAAGGAACGACTTGGGACTTGGGATTGGAGGCATGGAGAGAATGATTGCGTACCCGATTATTCTGTGGGCAATAGGCTTCGGGGGCTACCTAATGAACCACTTTAATTGA
- a CDS encoding ArsR family transcriptional regulator, which yields MSLEDEVNLEYALRGKAWKVYWLLLKTGRPMSVREVQRALNFSSPSVANHHLEQLRELGLVQKQHSDGNYALVGEVKIGVLRHFVKLGKLLFPRYFFYAVFSTASYMIYLLLLRQAYVQENLFVLAFGAVVSAIFWYEAIRVWSLKPF from the coding sequence TTGAGCCTTGAAGATGAGGTTAACCTTGAATATGCGCTTCGCGGTAAAGCTTGGAAAGTCTATTGGCTACTCCTGAAAACTGGTCGCCCAATGAGTGTTCGAGAGGTTCAGAGAGCGTTAAACTTCAGTAGTCCAAGCGTGGCCAATCACCACCTTGAGCAGTTGCGTGAACTCGGTCTGGTGCAAAAACAACATTCTGACGGAAACTACGCTTTGGTAGGCGAGGTCAAAATCGGAGTACTTCGGCATTTTGTCAAGCTGGGTAAACTTCTCTTTCCGAGGTATTTCTTCTACGCTGTTTTCTCAACAGCTTCCTACATGATCTATCTTCTGTTGCTTAGACAAGCTTATGTGCAAGAGAACCTGTTTGTCCTTGCTTTTGGAGCCGTTGTTTCAGCCATTTTTTGGTATGAAGCCATCCGAGTGTGGTCGCTAAAACCGTTCTAG
- a CDS encoding beta-propeller domain-containing protein: MEKEIRKRAALYAFVAVLSAIVLGAFAYNFSIYPLEPYQPVQVGQLLPTFSSHEELRTFLLANSKTRGVFPFYSPSDVNTLTTRALVSFDVAQQGESFKFEHSTTNIQVAGVDEADIVKTDGEHLYLISGNNVTIVKAYPPEEAQVLSKMTFNDTYPVGIFVSQDKLVVLGSHYTVSSRQYYEPVVIDIKTSASVYDISEKTQPVLLGNFTITGSYFHSRMIGDYVYFVVSQPAYVIYDTVVLPKVYADDEVKEISPSEIYHANASDNYYLFTTVAAMNIHRVEEEPTYRTLMLGGTSSMYVSLDNVYITFPEADAQTSIYRISVEQDALVVEAHGKVPGRELNQFSMDEYDSYFRIATATWANGTVHSNLYIMNMDLSIVGRLENIAPDETLDSARFIGNRAYLSTSVVQRDPFFVVDVGNASSPQILGYLKIPGFTRYLHPYDDNHLIGIGKDGTNVKISLFNVANVSTPTEIDKYLFEGVSSDTLVLTEHKAFLLDKTKELLVLPVSVNNMDYSFWQGAYVFKITVTDGLVMRGTVTHRDSVVYQYDERFFVVRELYVENVLYTVSNKRIRMNDLSDLSLINQVELP, translated from the coding sequence ATGGAGAAGGAAATTAGGAAACGCGCAGCGCTCTATGCATTCGTCGCGGTTCTCTCAGCTATAGTTCTGGGCGCTTTTGCCTACAACTTTTCGATTTATCCACTTGAACCCTATCAACCCGTTCAAGTTGGGCAACTTCTGCCAACTTTTTCATCTCATGAAGAGCTGAGAACCTTCCTACTGGCCAATTCCAAGACTCGAGGAGTGTTCCCATTTTACAGTCCCTCCGACGTCAACACGTTGACCACACGCGCGCTAGTGTCCTTCGATGTTGCTCAGCAAGGAGAGAGCTTCAAATTCGAACATTCGACCACGAATATTCAGGTTGCAGGGGTTGATGAAGCGGACATCGTTAAGACCGATGGGGAGCACCTCTACCTGATCTCAGGGAACAACGTCACAATTGTGAAGGCTTATCCACCCGAAGAAGCCCAAGTGCTCTCCAAGATGACTTTCAACGACACTTATCCTGTGGGTATATTCGTGAGTCAGGACAAGCTAGTGGTTCTGGGTAGCCACTACACCGTTTCATCAAGGCAGTATTATGAACCCGTCGTAATAGACATCAAAACCTCAGCGAGCGTATACGATATTTCTGAAAAGACGCAACCTGTATTGCTAGGAAACTTCACGATAACTGGCAGCTATTTCCACTCAAGAATGATAGGCGACTACGTATATTTCGTTGTCAGCCAGCCAGCCTATGTGATTTACGACACTGTTGTTCTTCCAAAGGTTTACGCAGACGACGAAGTGAAGGAAATAAGCCCTTCAGAAATCTACCACGCCAACGCGTCAGACAACTACTATCTGTTCACGACAGTTGCCGCAATGAACATACACCGAGTTGAAGAAGAGCCGACGTACAGGACACTTATGCTCGGGGGCACAAGCAGCATGTACGTTTCTCTTGACAACGTTTACATAACGTTTCCAGAAGCAGACGCTCAAACATCAATCTACCGAATAAGCGTGGAGCAAGATGCTCTGGTGGTTGAGGCTCATGGCAAAGTGCCGGGCCGCGAGCTCAATCAGTTCTCAATGGACGAGTATGATAGCTACTTCCGAATAGCCACTGCAACATGGGCTAATGGAACTGTTCACAGCAACCTCTACATAATGAACATGGACCTAAGCATCGTTGGCAGACTAGAGAACATTGCACCCGACGAAACCTTGGATTCGGCTCGATTTATCGGCAATCGCGCCTATCTTTCAACCTCGGTCGTTCAGAGAGATCCCTTTTTTGTAGTAGATGTCGGAAACGCAAGCAGTCCACAAATCCTGGGCTATCTCAAAATCCCGGGTTTCACACGGTACCTGCACCCGTACGATGACAATCATCTAATAGGCATAGGCAAGGACGGAACTAATGTGAAAATTTCGCTTTTCAACGTAGCCAACGTAAGCACGCCAACTGAGATAGACAAGTACCTTTTTGAAGGCGTCTCGTCCGATACGCTCGTTTTGACTGAGCACAAGGCCTTTCTCTTGGATAAGACGAAGGAGTTACTGGTGCTCCCAGTCTCAGTGAATAATATGGACTACTCGTTTTGGCAAGGCGCATACGTTTTCAAAATAACCGTGACAGATGGTCTAGTCATGAGAGGCACAGTCACTCACAGAGACTCTGTCGTCTATCAGTACGATGAACGCTTTTTTGTGGTGAGAGAGCTTTACGTCGAAAATGTGCTTTACACAGTTTCTAACAAAAGGATAAGAATGAACGACCTATCAGATCTGAGTTTGATAAACCAAGTTGAGTTGCCGTAG
- a CDS encoding transcriptional regulator has translation MSPSVRMVLARRIAGEIILSRKPGATMRKWRELFSVSQMRLSEKMVLSSPSVISDYESGRRKSPGTRFVRRFVWALLVIDEEKGGRYIRELARLTSSPTTPILDLREFPIPVRTELFCKAVLGEVLTCKEEAQSEILGYTVVDSLKAMETLSGWEFFTIFGSTTERALVFTNVHRELSPMLAVRISPLKPRLVVFHGAEPDELAAKLSEYDRIPLVYSLAPSVEYLIRSLRRLYRIALRMKFGKPVRVPPKVTA, from the coding sequence GTGTCTCCAAGTGTCCGCATGGTGCTGGCACGTCGAATTGCAGGTGAGATTATTCTGTCAAGGAAGCCTGGCGCCACAATGAGAAAGTGGCGTGAACTGTTTTCTGTCTCGCAAATGCGATTATCTGAGAAAATGGTTCTTTCTTCGCCGTCGGTTATCAGCGATTATGAGAGTGGGCGTCGTAAGAGCCCTGGCACACGCTTTGTGAGGCGATTTGTGTGGGCTTTGCTGGTGATCGATGAGGAAAAAGGTGGAAGATACATTCGTGAATTGGCACGGTTGACGAGTTCGCCGACAACTCCTATTCTCGACTTGCGCGAGTTTCCAATTCCTGTGCGCACTGAGCTATTCTGCAAGGCTGTGCTCGGCGAAGTGTTAACCTGCAAAGAAGAAGCTCAAAGCGAAATTCTAGGCTATACTGTTGTGGACAGCCTGAAGGCGATGGAAACGTTGTCAGGATGGGAGTTCTTCACCATTTTTGGAAGCACCACCGAACGCGCTTTAGTGTTCACGAACGTGCATAGGGAGCTGTCGCCCATGTTGGCTGTAAGGATCAGCCCCCTGAAACCGCGGCTAGTGGTTTTCCACGGCGCCGAACCCGACGAGCTGGCAGCAAAACTCTCTGAGTACGACCGCATTCCTCTGGTTTATTCTTTGGCGCCAAGCGTTGAATACTTGATCAGGTCTTTGCGTCGGCTTTATCGCATTGCTCTACGCATGAAGTTCGGCAAGCCCGTCAGAGTGCCGCCCAAAGTCACAGCCTAA
- a CDS encoding orotidine 5'-phosphate decarboxylase translates to MFRQEMERSAEKHRSNIVLALDLPSDTPRRLMARSLRILDLTHQHLCALKLNRQAVLPLGLFDGVKEIVERAHDLRLPAIMDAKINDIGNTNLAIAEYYFKAGFDAVIASPFVGWEEGMQPVFEVAQKMKRGVILLVYMSHKGATEGYGQMVQDPNTNQLVPQYRVFAEKALRWKADGAVVGATFPDKIREIHAVLKDRVPIYSPGIGAQGGDAVAAAKAGARYLIVGRAIVDAKDPTKTAERIRDEAWKLEN, encoded by the coding sequence TTGTTTAGGCAAGAAATGGAGAGGTCGGCAGAAAAGCACAGGTCAAACATAGTTCTTGCATTGGATCTTCCCTCTGACACTCCTCGGCGCCTCATGGCGAGAAGCCTTCGGATCCTTGATTTAACACATCAGCATCTGTGTGCGCTGAAGCTGAACAGGCAAGCCGTTTTGCCGCTTGGCTTGTTTGACGGCGTGAAGGAAATCGTCGAAAGGGCGCACGATCTGAGGCTACCAGCCATCATGGACGCAAAGATAAACGACATTGGGAATACAAACCTCGCCATCGCTGAGTACTATTTCAAAGCGGGCTTCGACGCTGTAATCGCGAGTCCATTCGTTGGTTGGGAAGAAGGAATGCAACCTGTGTTTGAAGTTGCCCAAAAAATGAAGCGGGGCGTCATTCTGCTAGTTTACATGAGCCACAAGGGCGCCACTGAAGGTTACGGGCAAATGGTGCAAGACCCAAACACTAACCAGTTAGTTCCACAGTACAGGGTTTTCGCGGAAAAAGCGTTAAGATGGAAGGCTGACGGCGCCGTGGTAGGAGCTACATTTCCAGACAAAATCCGTGAAATTCACGCTGTACTAAAGGACAGAGTACCGATATACTCGCCGGGCATAGGCGCTCAAGGAGGAGATGCAGTAGCAGCGGCAAAGGCTGGAGCGCGATATCTCATTGTGGGTAGAGCCATCGTTGATGCAAAGGACCCAACGAAAACTGCCGAGCGAATCAGAGATGAGGCGTGGAAGCTTGAAAACTAG
- a CDS encoding ribbon-helix-helix domain-containing protein: MKLVTVLLPEAYLEGLDELVRSNMYPSRSSAIRSAVRDMLKKELWQRGREE; this comes from the coding sequence TTGAAACTAGTTACAGTTCTGTTACCCGAAGCCTATCTTGAAGGCTTAGACGAGCTCGTCCGATCAAACATGTATCCAAGCAGAAGCTCCGCAATTCGCTCAGCTGTTAGAGACATGCTGAAGAAAGAGCTCTGGCAAAGAGGACGAGAAGAATAA
- a CDS encoding histidinol-phosphatase HisJ family protein produces MRLDYHMHTAFSDGNSEMARYVDGAAKKGINEIGFSDHFHLRKEAWSMDPKRLNNYVEAIGSFKQTSPIPVKTGLEVEFVPDRVETLMQAIRHFDFDYLMGSVHYIGDWLIDSKSAMEEWVRRDVDQVYEQYFDLVQTMARTELFDIVGHLDLVKIFNFRPRNDLDDLLLETVQTISKSGMCIEINTSGLRKPCREIYPSEKLLKMCFDNGLPITFGSDAHLPEDVGADFDKAVDLVTRVGYDEIVRFTRRRREFVQF; encoded by the coding sequence ATGCGCTTGGATTACCACATGCACACAGCGTTTTCAGATGGCAACAGCGAAATGGCCCGATACGTTGACGGAGCAGCTAAAAAGGGAATCAACGAAATCGGCTTCTCAGACCACTTTCACTTGCGCAAAGAGGCATGGTCTATGGATCCTAAACGACTGAACAACTATGTTGAGGCCATCGGCAGTTTCAAACAGACCTCGCCGATTCCTGTCAAAACGGGCTTGGAAGTGGAATTTGTCCCTGACAGGGTGGAGACTCTGATGCAGGCGATTCGTCATTTTGACTTCGATTATCTCATGGGTTCCGTACACTACATCGGAGACTGGTTGATTGACAGTAAATCCGCCATGGAGGAATGGGTTAGAAGAGATGTTGACCAAGTTTATGAGCAATACTTTGACTTGGTTCAAACCATGGCGAGGACGGAATTATTCGATATTGTTGGGCATCTGGACTTGGTCAAAATTTTCAACTTCCGACCAAGAAATGACCTCGACGACCTTCTGCTTGAAACCGTGCAAACGATAAGCAAGAGCGGCATGTGTATCGAAATCAACACTAGTGGATTAAGAAAGCCTTGTCGCGAAATTTATCCGAGCGAGAAGCTGCTGAAAATGTGCTTTGACAACGGTTTGCCTATTACATTCGGCTCGGACGCTCATTTACCAGAGGATGTTGGAGCTGATTTCGACAAAGCCGTTGATCTGGTGACGAGAGTTGGCTACGACGAAATAGTCAGGTTCACCCGAAGAAGACGAGAATTTGTTCAATTTTGA
- a CDS encoding ATP-binding protein — protein sequence MSELKAKFDPEEFVEKQVEQIRNVLGSERALIAVSGGVDSCTCAALVHGAIGNNLLCAMLDDAFMRIGEPERVAALLSQPPLSLPIKILNVQERFLEEMRELRDAEEKRKVFRETFYRVLSEAAQREGISYLVQGTILADIIETAGGVKTQHNVLSQIGINPRERYGFLIVEPLATLFKGQVRDVARFLGLPREIAERQPFPGPGLSVRVVGEIRRDKLDAVKVATAIAEEKLAPYAPSQYFAVILDNVEDASHDSQLLQMQGQAAEFFKVPKGQVQVTVFEDKATGLRDGNRVYGEVATVKVLDAGGSIHQSPVSNLNELQNIILTNNVSFTRFFYLIREKPKKQPYAIAVRAISTTDFLTAKVSDIAWETLDDIAENILRACSNVSAVYYDVTPKPPATVEME from the coding sequence ATGTCAGAGTTAAAAGCAAAATTCGATCCTGAAGAGTTTGTTGAAAAACAAGTGGAGCAGATAAGAAACGTTTTGGGGAGCGAACGAGCACTCATCGCAGTTTCCGGCGGGGTGGACAGTTGCACGTGCGCCGCCCTTGTGCACGGCGCAATTGGAAACAACCTGCTCTGCGCCATGCTGGACGACGCCTTCATGCGCATTGGTGAGCCTGAGAGAGTCGCCGCACTATTATCTCAACCTCCGCTCAGTCTGCCGATCAAGATCCTTAACGTGCAAGAGCGCTTTCTGGAAGAAATGCGTGAATTGCGAGACGCCGAAGAAAAGAGGAAAGTGTTCAGAGAAACTTTTTACCGTGTTCTGAGCGAGGCAGCGCAGCGCGAAGGGATTAGCTATTTGGTGCAGGGCACTATTCTGGCTGACATCATTGAGACTGCTGGAGGCGTCAAGACCCAACACAATGTTCTTTCACAAATAGGCATCAACCCTAGGGAGCGCTACGGCTTTCTCATTGTCGAGCCGCTGGCCACCCTGTTCAAGGGTCAAGTTCGAGACGTAGCCCGTTTTCTCGGCTTGCCACGTGAAATCGCTGAAAGGCAACCGTTTCCTGGCCCAGGGCTGTCAGTTCGTGTTGTGGGTGAGATCAGAAGAGACAAGCTGGATGCTGTGAAGGTGGCGACAGCTATAGCTGAGGAGAAACTAGCACCCTACGCGCCAAGCCAGTATTTCGCGGTTATATTAGATAATGTCGAGGACGCATCTCATGATTCTCAGCTACTGCAGATGCAAGGGCAGGCGGCGGAGTTTTTCAAAGTGCCAAAAGGGCAAGTTCAAGTGACTGTTTTTGAGGACAAGGCGACGGGCTTGAGAGATGGCAACAGAGTGTACGGTGAAGTAGCCACCGTGAAAGTACTCGATGCTGGAGGAAGCATCCATCAGTCACCAGTTTCGAACTTGAACGAGTTACAGAACATAATTTTGACCAACAATGTTTCCTTTACTAGGTTCTTCTACCTGATCCGTGAGAAACCGAAAAAACAGCCGTATGCCATTGCTGTGAGAGCTATAAGTACAACGGACTTTCTGACAGCCAAGGTGTCAGACATAGCTTGGGAAACTTTGGATGACATCGCGGAAAACATACTGCGTGCTTGTTCGAATGTTTCAGCGGTTTATTATGATGTGACGCCCAAACCGCCTGCGACAGTTGAAATGGAGTAG
- a CDS encoding arcadin 1 gives MVRVRVQRIESIRDPEGNLGKRIELLEDRVMPRMVIRPQTDEARMAQDIMQALQQQLPMFPQQTQFTFPKLILFLTEQEYESLGVDFDVNQVYELELSGQSIKFKKAP, from the coding sequence TTGGTACGCGTAAGAGTTCAACGCATCGAATCCATAAGAGACCCGGAAGGCAATTTGGGCAAGCGAATTGAGCTTTTGGAAGATAGGGTTATGCCACGCATGGTGATTAGACCTCAGACTGATGAAGCCCGTATGGCGCAAGACATAATGCAGGCGCTTCAGCAGCAACTGCCCATGTTTCCTCAACAAACACAATTCACGTTTCCCAAGCTGATCCTATTCTTAACCGAACAAGAGTATGAGAGCTTGGGCGTGGATTTTGACGTGAACCAAGTCTACGAACTGGAGTTGTCAGGTCAGAGCATCAAGTTCAAAAAGGCTCCCTAG